In a genomic window of Acidobacteriota bacterium:
- the hisB gene encoding imidazoleglycerol-phosphate dehydratase HisB, producing the protein MRRGVIDRRTTETQILVTLSLDGKGRYAVSTGIRFLDHMLELVARHGGFDLTVRATGDLDVDQHHTVEDLGIALGEAVSAALGDRRGINRAGYFVMPMDETLGVAALDLGGRPHAVVDLKLRVRRVGDLQSELLHDFFGGFAQGARANVHLKVLYGRSSHHQIEALFKGFARALRMACNRDARLRRTMPSTKGLL; encoded by the coding sequence ATGAGGCGGGGCGTCATCGATCGTCGGACCACCGAAACGCAGATCCTCGTGACGCTCTCGCTTGACGGCAAGGGGCGCTACGCCGTGTCCACCGGCATCCGGTTCCTGGATCACATGTTGGAGCTCGTGGCGCGCCACGGCGGCTTCGACCTGACCGTCCGGGCCACGGGAGATCTCGACGTTGACCAGCACCACACCGTGGAGGATCTCGGTATCGCGCTTGGCGAGGCGGTGTCAGCCGCGCTCGGCGACCGCCGCGGCATCAATCGCGCCGGATACTTCGTCATGCCGATGGATGAGACGCTGGGCGTCGCCGCACTCGATCTCGGCGGCCGGCCGCATGCCGTCGTCGATCTGAAGCTCCGGGTCAGGCGCGTCGGCGACCTGCAATCCGAACTGCTGCACGACTTTTTCGGCGGCTTTGCGCAAGGCGCCCGCGCCAACGTGCATCTCAAGGTGCTGTACGGGCGCTCCAGCCACCACCAGATCGAGGCGCTGTTCAAGGGCTTTGCCCGCGCGCTGCGCATGGCGTGCAACCGCGACGCGCGCCTCCGGCGCACGATGCCGAGCACGAAGGGGCTGCTGTGA
- a CDS encoding histidinol-phosphate aminotransferase family protein: MNATTGYRRPQVASEGLRLHLNEHTGGCSPRVLARLRALDATAASFYPDYAAAVAATATWFAIRPDQFVLTNGMDEGIFAAAILALRGRSDAEGIVIEPAFEVYDACVRCLSGRVVRVSLGADFTLTAGQVLDALTPRTRIIFLNTPHNPSGAVVPRAVIQQIAAGAPGAIVFVDEAYVDFAGGSVVDLAVTSRNMLVGRTFAKAHGLAGLRLGVVVGAEDTIAALKAIVPPYSINSYAAAALVAALEDRDYVEDYVRQSERSRQMLYAFCERRGLFAYPSAANFVLIRAGDRARPLAAALSSRGIFVRDRSDQPGCGGCIRITAGLVQHTQAAIDALEELL; the protein is encoded by the coding sequence ATGAATGCCACGACCGGTTACCGGCGCCCGCAGGTCGCGTCCGAGGGGTTGCGGCTCCACCTCAACGAGCACACGGGTGGCTGCTCGCCTCGCGTGCTCGCTCGGCTTCGGGCGCTCGACGCCACCGCCGCGTCGTTCTACCCCGACTACGCCGCGGCGGTCGCGGCCACGGCGACATGGTTTGCCATCCGCCCGGACCAGTTCGTGTTGACCAACGGGATGGACGAAGGGATCTTCGCGGCGGCCATCCTTGCGCTTCGCGGCCGGTCCGACGCCGAGGGCATCGTGATCGAGCCCGCGTTCGAGGTGTACGACGCGTGCGTGCGGTGCCTGTCGGGGCGCGTCGTGCGCGTGAGCCTCGGAGCGGACTTCACGCTGACCGCCGGACAGGTGCTCGACGCGCTGACGCCGCGCACCCGGATCATCTTCCTGAACACCCCGCACAACCCGAGCGGCGCGGTCGTGCCGCGAGCCGTCATCCAGCAGATTGCGGCAGGCGCGCCCGGCGCGATCGTCTTCGTGGACGAAGCCTACGTCGACTTCGCCGGCGGGTCGGTCGTCGACCTGGCCGTCACGTCGCGCAACATGCTGGTCGGACGTACGTTCGCCAAGGCGCACGGGCTGGCCGGGTTGCGCCTTGGCGTGGTCGTCGGAGCAGAGGACACGATCGCGGCGCTGAAGGCCATCGTCCCCCCCTACAGCATCAACTCGTACGCCGCTGCGGCGCTCGTCGCCGCGCTCGAAGACCGCGACTACGTCGAGGACTACGTGAGGCAGTCCGAGCGCTCGCGGCAGATGCTGTATGCCTTCTGCGAGCGGCGCGGGCTGTTCGCCTACCCGAGCGCCGCGAACTTCGTGCTGATCCGCGCCGGCGATCGGGCCAGGCCGCTGGCGGCCGCGCTGTCGTCGCGCGGGATCTTCGTGCGCGATCGCTCGGACCAGCCCGGCTGCGGCGGCTGCATCAGGATTACCGCCGGCCTCGTGCAGCACACGCAGGCGGCCATCGATGCGTTGGAGGAGCTGCTATGA
- the hisH gene encoding imidazole glycerol phosphate synthase subunit HisH gives MTLLDYGAGNLSSVEKALVHVGFRVSRARRAAEIVDRGALIIPGVGHYAATGALGGEFRAAVAQHIRRGAPLLGICLGLQYLFEGSDEAPDVPGLGLLAGRCFRLGGDVKVPHVGWNTLETVGDSRLLQGIGRLAVYFTHSYAAPVTGQAVATTTHGLPFASVVERANVFGVQWHPEKSGEAGLSVLRNFLEVARSC, from the coding sequence GTGACGCTCCTCGATTACGGTGCCGGCAACCTCTCGTCGGTTGAGAAGGCGCTCGTGCACGTGGGGTTCCGCGTGAGCCGCGCGCGGCGCGCGGCCGAGATCGTCGACCGCGGCGCACTCATCATTCCTGGTGTCGGACATTACGCCGCGACCGGCGCCCTCGGGGGCGAGTTTCGCGCCGCAGTGGCGCAGCACATCCGGCGCGGCGCGCCTCTCCTGGGTATCTGCCTCGGCCTGCAATATCTGTTCGAGGGGAGCGATGAAGCGCCGGACGTGCCGGGGCTTGGGCTGCTCGCGGGGCGCTGCTTCCGGCTCGGTGGCGACGTCAAGGTTCCCCACGTGGGGTGGAACACGCTCGAGACCGTTGGCGACTCGCGCCTGTTGCAGGGCATCGGCCGCCTCGCCGTGTACTTCACGCACTCGTACGCGGCGCCGGTGACCGGCCAGGCCGTCGCGACGACCACCCACGGCCTTCCGTTTGCGAGCGTCGTCGAGCGCGCGAACGTGTTCGGCGTCCAATGGCATCCGGAGAAATCCGGAGAGGCGGGCCTCTCGGTCCTGCGCAATTTTCTGGAGGTCGCGCGATCGTGCTGA
- the hisD gene encoding histidinol dehydrogenase, with translation MRVIASSNEHAVARILRGARQQDAGVVRRVRGIVARVRRHGDAALRAYATRFDGLRTREPLFVDPARIRVAGRDVEPALRRAIRTAAANIERVARREVPQSRTVRAGAGVTIELWTRALARVGCYVPAGRNPLVSSLLMTAIPARVAGVPSITVACPNPVPAILYAARVAGVTRVLRAGGAHAIAALAYGTETVAAVDKIVGPGNAYVAAAKALVAADCAIDFYAGPTELVVLSEGGDAEWIAADLIAQAEHDPDARAILVTTDARLAEGVAARVRAGAASFGAAAESVRRNGAAIVTRTLREAVALVDRIAPEHLWCDNDGIAASIRNAGTIFVGPYSVPALGDYVTGSNHVLPTAGAARARGGLSAADFVRTTTVQHVTRRGVAALRPAGVLLARSEGLHGHARSIEVRR, from the coding sequence GTGCGAGTGATAGCGTCGTCCAACGAACACGCTGTCGCCCGGATCCTCCGCGGCGCGAGGCAGCAGGATGCCGGCGTCGTGCGGCGCGTGCGGGGCATCGTCGCCCGCGTGCGGCGGCACGGCGACGCGGCGTTGCGCGCGTACGCCACGAGATTCGACGGGCTCCGCACGCGCGAGCCGCTGTTCGTAGACCCGGCCAGGATCCGGGTGGCCGGGCGCGACGTCGAACCGGCACTGCGGCGGGCGATCCGTACCGCCGCGGCGAACATCGAACGCGTGGCGCGACGCGAAGTGCCGCAAAGCCGTACAGTCCGCGCTGGCGCCGGGGTCACCATCGAGCTTTGGACGCGCGCTCTCGCGCGCGTCGGGTGCTACGTGCCGGCCGGCCGGAACCCCCTGGTCTCGTCGCTGCTGATGACGGCGATACCGGCGCGCGTGGCCGGCGTCCCGTCGATCACCGTGGCCTGCCCGAACCCGGTGCCCGCCATTCTCTATGCCGCGCGCGTCGCGGGCGTCACGCGCGTGCTGCGCGCGGGGGGCGCCCACGCCATCGCCGCGCTCGCCTATGGCACCGAGACGGTGGCGGCGGTCGACAAGATCGTCGGCCCCGGCAACGCGTATGTGGCCGCCGCGAAGGCGCTCGTGGCTGCCGACTGCGCCATTGATTTCTACGCCGGGCCGACCGAGCTGGTCGTGCTGTCGGAGGGCGGCGATGCGGAGTGGATTGCCGCGGACCTGATCGCGCAGGCCGAACACGACCCGGACGCGCGCGCGATTCTGGTGACGACCGACGCCCGGCTGGCCGAGGGTGTCGCGGCGCGCGTGCGTGCCGGCGCGGCGTCGTTCGGCGCCGCGGCCGAGAGCGTCCGGCGCAACGGCGCAGCCATCGTGACTCGCACGCTGCGCGAGGCGGTGGCGCTCGTCGATCGCATTGCGCCCGAACATCTCTGGTGCGACAACGACGGCATCGCCGCCTCCATCCGCAACGCAGGCACGATCTTCGTCGGCCCATACAGCGTTCCCGCGCTGGGCGACTACGTGACCGGCTCGAATCACGTGCTGCCCACGGCCGGGGCCGCGCGCGCGCGCGGCGGGCTGAGCGCCGCGGACTTCGTCCGGACCACCACGGTTCAGCACGTGACGAGGCGCGGCGTCGCCGCGCTTCGGCCCGCCGGCGTCCTGCTCGCCCGCTCCGAGGGGCTGCACGGCCACGCGCGGTCGATCGAGGTGCGCCGATGA
- the hisI gene encoding phosphoribosyl-AMP cyclohydrolase has product MNFTKLAGLIPAVVQDDETNQVLMVGFMNAEALAKTRETGLVTFFSRTRGALWTKGETSGNRLRVRRLLADCDDDTVLVRVERLGDGKVCHTGTVSCFTRELT; this is encoded by the coding sequence ATGAATTTCACGAAGCTCGCCGGTCTCATTCCTGCGGTCGTCCAGGACGACGAGACCAACCAGGTGCTGATGGTCGGATTCATGAACGCGGAGGCGCTTGCGAAAACGCGCGAGACCGGGTTGGTCACCTTCTTCAGCCGGACGCGCGGCGCGCTCTGGACGAAGGGGGAAACCTCGGGCAACCGGCTGCGTGTCAGGCGCCTGCTCGCCGACTGCGACGACGACACGGTGCTCGTGCGGGTCGAGCGGCTCGGCGACGGGAAAGTGTGTCATACGGGAACGGTGTCGTGCTTCACAAGGGAACTGACATGA
- a CDS encoding ATP phosphoribosyltransferase yields the protein MTLKLGIPKGSLQDATVQLFARAGYNIYVSSRSYFPAIDDPTISCMLIRAQEMARYVSDGVLDAGLTGADWIADYRAGCPDASLEVVTDLVYAKQSFGTVRWVLAVPEDSPFQRPEDLEGRTVATELVRATQAYFTARGVRVDVEFSWGATEVKPPVLADAIVEVTETGSSLRANRLRVIDTVLESNTQLIANAASMSDEWKRTRVEHLSLLLRAAIAAQGRVGMMLNVRRGDLQGVLDLLPALRRPTISPLSEDDWVAVNTILEERTVRELIPRLKAARAEGIVEYPLNKIVV from the coding sequence ATGACGCTCAAACTTGGCATTCCGAAAGGCTCGCTGCAGGACGCCACCGTGCAGCTCTTCGCGCGGGCCGGATACAACATCTACGTCAGCTCGCGCTCGTACTTTCCGGCGATCGACGATCCGACGATCAGCTGCATGCTCATTCGCGCGCAGGAAATGGCGCGCTACGTGTCGGACGGCGTGCTCGACGCGGGGCTGACCGGCGCCGACTGGATTGCCGATTATCGCGCCGGCTGTCCGGACGCGTCGCTCGAGGTCGTCACCGACCTGGTGTACGCGAAGCAGAGCTTCGGCACCGTGCGCTGGGTGCTCGCCGTCCCCGAAGATTCGCCGTTTCAGCGCCCGGAGGACCTCGAGGGGCGCACGGTGGCGACCGAACTCGTGCGCGCCACGCAGGCGTACTTCACCGCCCGGGGCGTCCGGGTCGACGTCGAGTTCTCGTGGGGAGCCACAGAGGTCAAGCCGCCGGTTCTCGCTGACGCGATCGTCGAAGTCACCGAGACCGGCTCGTCGTTGCGCGCCAACCGCCTCCGCGTGATCGACACCGTCCTCGAGTCGAACACGCAGCTCATTGCCAACGCCGCGTCGATGAGCGACGAGTGGAAGCGGACGCGTGTCGAGCACCTGTCGCTCCTGCTGCGCGCGGCGATCGCGGCGCAAGGCCGGGTGGGGATGATGCTCAACGTGCGGCGAGGCGATCTGCAGGGGGTCCTCGATCTCCTGCCCGCGCTGCGCCGCCCGACGATTTCGCCGCTCAGCGAGGACGACTGGGTGGCGGTGAACACGATCCTCGAAGAACGGACGGTCCGGGAATTGATCCCTCGCCTGAAGGCCGCGCGTGCCGAAGGCATCGTCGAGTACCCGCTCAACAAGATTGTGGTGTGA
- the hisF gene encoding imidazole glycerol phosphate synthase subunit HisF, translated as MLTRRVIACLDVRNGCVVKGVQFEGLRNAGDPAALARRYYEEGADEIVILDVTATIEERLALADTVAAVARQVFVPLAVGGGIHTLDAASAVFDAGADKVCVNSAALADPPLITRIAERYGSQAVVVAIDAKREGAGYAVYSRSGRVPAARDAIEWAREATDRGAGELLLTSIDRDGTRAGFDCALTAGVSSLVAIPVIASGGAGAPEHFAEVFTDGRADAALAASIFHFGDHAIAALKGYLSSRGVPVRC; from the coding sequence GTGCTGACCAGGCGAGTCATCGCGTGTCTGGACGTCCGCAACGGCTGCGTGGTGAAGGGTGTGCAGTTCGAAGGGCTGCGGAACGCCGGCGACCCGGCGGCGCTCGCGCGCCGTTATTACGAAGAGGGGGCCGACGAGATCGTCATCCTCGACGTCACCGCCACGATCGAGGAGCGCCTGGCCCTCGCTGATACCGTCGCCGCGGTCGCACGCCAGGTGTTCGTGCCGCTCGCCGTCGGCGGGGGCATTCACACGCTGGATGCGGCCTCGGCGGTGTTCGATGCCGGCGCGGACAAGGTGTGCGTCAACAGCGCCGCCCTTGCGGACCCTCCGCTCATCACGCGCATCGCGGAGCGTTACGGCAGCCAGGCGGTTGTCGTCGCCATCGACGCGAAACGCGAGGGGGCGGGCTACGCGGTGTATTCGCGCTCCGGGCGGGTCCCAGCCGCCCGGGACGCGATCGAGTGGGCCCGCGAGGCGACCGACCGCGGTGCCGGCGAGCTGCTGCTGACATCGATCGATCGCGATGGCACCCGCGCCGGATTCGATTGCGCGCTCACCGCCGGCGTGTCGTCCCTCGTCGCCATCCCGGTGATCGCATCGGGTGGCGCCGGCGCGCCCGAACATTTCGCCGAGGTGTTCACCGACGGGCGCGCCGATGCGGCGCTCGCCGCGTCCATTTTCCATTTCGGCGATCACGCCATCGCGGCGCTCAAGGGCTATCTCTCGTCGCGGGGAGTGCCAGTCCGATGCTGA